In Prochlorococcus marinus CUG1435, the genomic window AAACCTTGTAGTTTCTTACAAGCATCATTCTTTCAGATATTCCTTTAGCTGCTCCAAAACTAAGTGGTCCTTTTAGTCTAAATAACATTACTTCTCCTGAACATCTATCCAGAAGTGCTTTTTCATCAGCAGGCAATGCATTTTTTACTTGATCATTTTTTGATAAAGGATTATCCTCATCCATACCTTCTAGTTGAGTTTCGGTTATTGAATCAATAGTGAGCATATTTGCTATGAATACACCGACTAAAACTGCCCAAATTAAATCCCAAAAAACAGTCATTAAAAGTACCCCGTACATTACTACTGATGTTTTTAAAGATAATTTGTGAGCCCTCCTCAAGAATCCCCAATCAATAATATCTAGGCCTACTTTTATAAGAATTCCTGCTAGCAATGCAGTTGGTATTTGCTCAGCCAAAGGTCCAGCACCAACTAAAACTATCAACAATACAACTGAGTGAACCATACCAGAAATGGGAGTTGATCCTCCAGATTTAACATTTATAACTGTTCTCATGGTTGCTCCTGCTCCAGGTAAACCTGAAAACAGACCTGCTACAGCATTTCCTATTCCTTGACCAATAAGTTCTCTATCAGAATTATGTTTTGTTTGAGAGATATTGTCTGCTACTAGAGATGTCAGTAAGGAGTCAATAGCGCCAAGGACTGCTAGGACTAATCCTGCCTTGAAAATAATTGGGAAATATTGATTAAAACTTGGGAAATTTAAAGATGGAACTCCCCTCGGAATTTCTCCAATTCTATCAATAGATCCGTCTCCAAAAATTAAAATTGATATTGGAGTTACTATCAATAAGGCCAATAGAGGAGAAGGAACCCATTGACTTATTTTTCTAGGAGTTAGAAATACTATACCTAGAGTCATTATTGCCACTCCAATAGCAGCACCATTTGGCTGGAAATTTGAAAATACAGTAGATAAAGATTCGACTACCCCACCACGAGTGCTAATACCTAGTAATGGTCCAATCTGAAGTGCAATGATTATGACTCCAATACCAGACATAAATCCTGATACAACAGAATATGGAACTAAAGTAATATATTTTCCTAGTTTTAGAATCCCAAATAATATTTGCAGTAAGCCGCCAATGACTACCGCTGCCATCACTAAAGGTAAAATTTGTCCTGCAGAGAGATCTCTTGGAACCCCCACTGCTGCTAAGCCTGCTACTACGCCAGCAACAGTTACGCTCATTGGACCGGTAGGTCCACTAACCTGAGCAGGTGTTCCACCGAACAATGCTGCTAAAAAACCAACTACTACTGCCCCATATAGTCCATAAATTGCTCCGCCAGGTCCTAACGCAGCATTACCAAAAGCAAGAGCGAGAGGTAAAGCCACCACTGCGGCTGTGATCCCTCCTAGAATATCTCCTCTTACATTCTTTAGATGAAATCCATTAATTATTTTCAAAGATACTCTCCTTTAAATAAATACTTAACTAAAAGATATTATCTCTTTATGACGTACATTTGTGAAAAATGAAGTTTGTGCAAAATATTTTTGTAACTTTTTTTGCTTTTTTTAAATAAATTTTAGTTACTTTTCCTGAACAAAAGTAGTCTCTGATTGATTTATGTGCGAGGCAAGCGATTAATGTATTAGATAAATGTTTTTCAATTTAATAATATTCAAATGAATTCGATTATTCGTCCAAGAAGATTAAGAAGAACTGAGGCAATTAGAGAAATGGTTAGAGAAAACCATTTGGCGGCATCGGACTTTATCTATCCATTATTTATTCATGAAAAAGATTTTAAAGAGGAAATTTCCGCAATGCCCGGAATTTACAGATGGGATATTAATGGTTTATTGAAGGAGGTTACTAGGGCATGGGAATTGGGAATTAGATGTGTGGTTCTTTTCCCAAAAATTATCGATAGCTTAAAGACTGAAGATGGAGCAGAATGTTTTAATGAGGATGGTTTAATACCTAAAGCTATTCGAATATTAAAAAAAGAGATTCCAGGAATGGCAATAATGACAGATGTTGCCTTGGACCCTTACTCGTGTGATGGACATGATGGCTTAGTTGATGAAACTGGAAAAATATTGAATGATGAAACGATTGAAATTTTAAAAAAACAAGCTTTAACTCAAGCTAGAGCTGGAGCAGATTTTATTGGCCCTAGTGACATGATGGATGGGAGAGTTGGAGCAATTAGGACTGCTCTTGATAGTGAAGGATTTAGTGATGTAGGTATTATTAGTTATACAGCTAAATATTCATCTGCTTATTATGGTCCGTTTAGAACTGCTTTAGATTCGGCGCCTAGAGAAAATAGTAAGAAAGTAATTCCAGACAATAAGTCTACATATCAAATGGACCCTGCCAATTCAAAAGAAGCTTTAATTGAATCTGCACTGGATCAGTATGAAGGAGCTGATATTTTGATGGTAAAACCAGGAATTTCATATTTGGATATTGTTTATAGACTAAGCACATTTTCAAATAAGCCCATAGCCGCATACAACGTTAGTGGGGAGTATTCCATGGTAAAGTCTGCTGCTATGAAGAATTGGATTAACGAAAAAGATATTGTTTTAGAGACATTGCTTAGTTTTAAAAGAGCAGGAGCAAAATTAATACTCACTTATCATGCTTGTGATGCATCTCAATGGTTGCAGGATACTTAAAAACTCATTATTAACAAAAATTTGGTTTATTCTTAGATAAGTAATAAATTAATTGCTTTGTTTTGAAGTTTTCACAAGGAGTAAATAGGATTGGTCACATTGCACTTAGAGTAGAGAATCTCGAAAGGGCGAAATCTTTTTATATTAAGCTGGGTATGAATTTGGTTTGGGATGATAAAGATTGGTCTTATTTAGAGGCAGGTAAAGGGAAAGATGGCCTTGCGTTGTTAGGCCCTAGCTATAAAGCTGCGGGACCCCACTTTGCTTTTCATTTTGAAAATAAAAAAGAAGTGGAAAATATTCAAAATGATTTAAAAAATTCTGGTGTAAAAGTTGGTCCTTTACATGAGCATAGAGATGGAACAGCATCTTTTTATATGAAGGATACTGAAGGAAACTGGCTTGAGATGCTTTATGTTCCTCCTGAAGGGATTCAATCGAATGTTTGATTCTTTTTTTTGTATGCAAGAGAAAAGTTATTCTAAAAAATCATATTCAGATAACACCTTAGAAGAAGAATCTATAAACCTTTTAGAGTGGGATTCATTAAAAACTCATTTATCTTCATTCGCCTCAACGGAAATGGGTAAACGATCAATTTTAAGTTTTGTTATACCTTCAGAATACGAGGCATCTAAAAAACTTTTGAATGAAACTGTTGAAATTAATGAGCTAGAAAAAAATTTAGATAAATCAATTAGTTTTTCTGGTGTTTTTGATATTAGTAGAAATATTGAAATTTGTTCGAAGGGAGGTGTAATTTCATCTTCTGAATTGTTAGAAATAGCGAAAACAATTGCTGCAGCAAGAAATTTAAAAAAAATCTTAATAGATTTTGAACAAAGGCCTTATATTTCATCATTCACAAAAAATTTAACTGACCATCAGAATATCGAAACGATTTTTAAAAAAGGCATTGAATCGAATGGAAGGATTTCAGACAATGCTAGTAATGAACTATCTATTCTTAGAAAAGAATTTTTATCTAAGAAACTTGAAAGAAAAATATTAGTTGAGAAATTTATTCAAAAGAATTTAGCTTATTTGCAAGATACTACTATTGGAGATCGATATGGAAGGCCTGTTTTAGCAGTGAAAGTTAATTATGTAGATAAATTTAAAGGAATAATTCATGACTCTTCATCTTCAGGAAATACAGTATATTTTGAGCCTGAAAGTGTAGTAACTAAAGGTAATAAGATTGCTTCTTTAGAGGCTAGGATCACAGCAGAAGAATTTAAATTACTTAAGCAATGGTCTCAGGTTGTTAGTGATAATTCAAAAAATCTTATTGAAATGGCATCCATTTTATTAAGACTAGAAAATGCCCTAACTCGTTCAAGATATTCGAAATGGATTGGAGGTAAAACTCCTACATTTGAGAAAAATCCTATTATTTCTTTAATTGGTTTTTCTCATCCATTATTGATTTGGGAACATAAGAAAAAAGGAGCTCCCCCACCAGTAGCTGTCGATTTTTATATAAATAGAAATATTAAGGTTGTAGCTATTACAGGTCCAAATACTGGAGGTAAAACAGCAGCTTTAAAAGGTTTGGGCTTGTCTTTACTTATGGCTAGAGCAGGATTATTGATACCTTCAACTAATAATCCTATTATCCCTTTTTGTCCAAATATATATGTGGATATAGGGGATAATCAATCATTAGAAGAAAATTTATCTACCTTTAGTGGGCATATATCTCGCATAAAAGAGATATTAGATTCACTTGATGATAAGAAAGGATTATCAGTTGTTTTGTTAGATGAGATTGGATCTGGCACAGATCCTCTTGAAGGAAGTGCCCTTGCGATGGCTTTATTAAAAGAATTTGCAAATAAATCTGATATCACTTTGGCAACTACACATTATGGAGATATTAAGGCTTTAAAATATAACGACTCAAGATTTGAAAACGTATCAGTTGCCTTTGATGAAGAATCTTTGAAGCCAAAATATATACTTAACTGGGGTATTCCTGGGAGAAGTAATGCTTTGTCAATTTCAAAGAGAATTGGTCTCGATGAAAGCATACTCAATGAAGCTGCAAATTATCTAAAGCCAAAAGAAGTTGACAATATTAACAGTATTATTAAAGGACTTGAGGAAGAGAGGATTAAACAACAAAATTCTGCAGAAGCTGCTGCAGAATTGATTGCAAGGACTGAAATATTACATGATGAATTGAAGAGAAATTATGAATATCAAAAAATAAATGCTCAAAAAATCCAGGAAATTGAGAGGTCTAAATTATCAAAACATATCATATCCGCTAAAAAAGAGGTGATAGATTTGATTAAAAAATTAAGAGATAAAAATGTTAATGGAGAGGATACGAGAATTATTGGAAAAAGATTAAAGGAAATTGAGACGGAACATTTAACCCAAAAAAAATCTGAAAAGTCAATATCATGGGATCCTCAGATAGGCGATTTTGTAAAGATTAAAAGTCTAAATAGTAAGGGACAAATTGTAGATTTTGATAAAAAAGGTGGTTTCTATGAAATTAAATGTGGTTCATTTAGAAGCACATTATCTGTAAATGACTTTGAAGGTATTAATGGAGAAAAGCCTAATTTCAAAAGTTCAAAAATTGAAATCGAGTCTACAAGAGAAGATTTTTCTTTTTCTAAAATTAGAACGAGTAAAAATACAATAGACGTAAGAGGGTTAAGAGTTCATGAAGCCGAAATAATTATTGAGGAGAAAATTAGAAAATTTCATGGACCGTTATGGATTGTTCATGGAATTGGTACAGGGAAATTAAAAAAAGGACTAAGAAATTGGTTATCAGGTTTAAATTATGTTGATAAGATTGAAGATGCAGCCAACAACGAGGGTGGTCCTGGTTGCAGTATTGCGTGGATAAAATAAAATTTAAAATACCTAGAAAAAAATTTAATAAACGTATTAAGTGCAATTTATTGATCAAGCAAACATTATTCTTAAAGCTGGAAAAGGTGGAAATGGAATAGTTTCATTTAGAAGAGAAAAATTCGTTCCTGCTGGAGGGCCTTCGGGGGGAAATGGTGGCAGAGGGGGTTCAGTTATTTTGATGGCTGATAATAATCTTCAAACATTATTAGATTTCAAATTCAAACGTGAAATAATTGCTGAAGATGGATGCAAAGGAGGTCCTAATAAGAGATCAGGTGCTTCAGGTGAGGATACAATACTTAAGGTACCCTGCGGTACAGAAATAAGGGATATTAAAACCGGCATTATTTTAGGAGACTTAACTAAACATAAACAGAGTTTAACTATTGCCATTGGAGGAAGAGGTGGACATGGTAATGCTTACTATTTAAGTAATCAAAATAGAGCCCCAGAATCATTCACTGAAGGAAAAGATGGTGAGATATGGGAGGTTCAATTAGAACTAAAACTTCTTGCAGAGGTTGGGATTATAGGCCTTCCAAATGCTGGGAAAAGTACCTTGATTTCTGTTGTATCATCTGCCCGTCCAAAAATCGCAAATTATCCTTTCACAACTCTAATACCTAACTTAGGTGTAGTAAGAAAAATTGACGGGAATGGTTGCCTTTTTGCGGATATTCCTGGATTAATATCAGGGGCAGCTGATGGAGTAGGTTTAGGCCATGATTTTTTAAGGCATATCCAAAGAACGAAGATACTTGTTCACTTAATTGATGCAATTGCAGAAAATCCTTTACATGATTTTGAGATAATTGAGCAGGAATTAAAAAAATATGGAAAAGGTCTTTTAGATAAAGAGAGGATAATAGTATTGAATAAAATGGAGCTGGTAGATGATGATTATTTGAAAATAATTTCAAAAAAGTTAGAAGATTTATCTAAAAAGAAAGTTTTAGTTATTTCTTCATCTTTAAAAAAAGGTTTATCTTCACTGCTTTCTGAAGTATGGAAAAGGATCTAAGTTAAATTTAAAATTTTTTTGTAAAAAAAAACACTTGATTTAATAATGAAAATTAGTCATAAATAAGATACCTCTTTAAACAAAATATGAATTTCTATACTTGCTTTGATCAACAAGGAAAAATAATAGCTAGATGTCAAACCATTCAAGATATTGAGGTATTGAAGAAAATGGGAAGACCAATTGTAGAAGTCAAGGAAATGAAAAATGAAGAGTCGGTCGTATGTTCACTTACAGGAAGTCCATCCGACTTTAATAGAGATTACTAAATAGAATTAATAAATAAAAAAAAGGGCTTTTAGAGCCCTTTTTTATTGTCCATTATCTATCAAAAGAAAACTTAATCATCATAAACAAGACATTCTGGTTCGTCCGGGTTGGCATCGCAGAATAGTTCCAAAGCATTAGGGTCATGTTTATCATCTGGATGATGATCCTTATACTCTTCGAGTTCTTTTAGCTCTTCAGTTAAATGTCTGACCTTTGGAAGATTGCCCTCTGCTTTTGCAGATTCGATTTCCGATTGATCTTTTTGGATGTGTTCGTCAATGGATTTCATTTTAAGCTTTTCGTACTTTAGTAGACATACATAACATAGTTAATTTCTAATGAAATTGCATTATCTATGAACTAAATAAGTGTTCATTACAACATCATTTTTTTTTGAAATTGATTTATTTATTTTTTTAGGTCTCTACTTTCATTATTTCCATTAGCGAAGGTAAAACTGGGATTATTTGGTTTGGGTTTAAAGGGAATAAAGCTTTGTAGTAATCTTTTTTCCATTCATTGTCGAAGCATGTCCTATTTACGTTAGATAATTTAAAGAATTTTAATCTCCATTCAATAATCTTTTCAAAACTTGATAATTCTTCTTCAGTACATTTGAAAAGTTTGCTATATATCAATTCCCATCTTATAAGAGTTGGAAAAAGGTAAATATCTGCGTAGGTTAACTCTTCTCCAAATATCCAGCCCCCTTTATTTTTCTGTAATAAATTTTCAATTTCATTTATAGCTGCGAAAAGCTTTTTACTTGCTTTTTCGTAAGCTAACTGGTTTCTGGCGAAACCACATTTATATACGCCATCATTAATGCTTTTATTAATTAAATCTAAAAATTTTTGATTACCATCTTTAATACTTAATACCTTATATTTCGATTCACTTTTTATTGAATTGAGTAGTCTTATAATCTCTGAACTTTCATTAGACAGAATATTTACTTCATCTTTTACAAAGCTAATTAAAAGAGGTAATGTCGCTCTAAAAATAATCTTTTTATTAGCTTTTTTGTAAAGGTCTGAAAGTCTTATGCATCCCTTAATCTTTGTATTGAAAATCCATTCGCAATGCTCAACATCTGCCTTTAAAAAAATTACTTTAACTTTTTTAGATAAATCTTTTATTTCGTGTACAAGTAAAGTTCTTTGACACCATGGACAAGAATGACCTACTAATAAATAAATTTGTCCATTCTCATTATTAATATCGTATTCACCATTAATGGTTATACCTTTAGGTCTTTTATAATTACCATGTAAATCTGATGGCGCGAAGCCATTCATTAATTGGGTCCAAAACCAAAACCAGAATTTTCTGGAGGCCTTTATAAGGTATTTATTTTGCATAAAATTTTATTTTCAAAGAAAAAATGAATGTTCAGAGAATACTTATCGTTTCAGGCACTCATGGGAATGAAATTAATCCTGTTTGGGCTGTTAAGCAATTTAATAGGAAGGAAAATAGTTTAAATAATGGTATTAAGTATGAGTACATCATAGGTAATCCTGCTGCCTATGAAAAAGGTTGCAGATATATAGATGTAGATTTAAATAGATCTTTTAAAGAAAGTGAGAATTTTGATAAACATAATAATAGCTTTTATGAAATTAATAGAGCTAATTTTTTAGTAGATGAATTTGGAATTGACGGATCTAAACCCTGTCAAATTGCAATTGATTTGCACACTACTACTGCAAATATGGGAACAAGCATTGTTATGTATGGGAGGAGATCTAAAGATTTTTGTTTAGCTGCATTACTGCAGAACAAATTTGGATTGCCTATTTATTTGCACGAAAAAGATAAATCCCAAACAGGCTTTCTTGTAGAAGCTTGGCCATGTGGTTTAGTTATTGAAATAGGAGCTGTCGCACAAAATTTTTATGATCAAAATATTATAAATAGATTCTCTCTAATAATTAGCTCCCTAAGGGAAGAGATAGAAAAATTAAAAAATAAACTTATAGAACTTCCAAAGGATTTAGTGGTTCACGTTCATCAAGGGAGTATAGATTATCCAAGAGATGAAAAGGGAGATATTGATGGCATTATTCATCCTGAGAGAATAAACCAAGATTGGAAAATGATTAAAAAAGGAGATCCATTATTTCTGGATAGCCAAGGAATAATCCACAAATATGAACGGGACCAATTGATTTGGCCAGTTTTTATTGGAGAAGTTGCTTATAAGGAAAAAAAAATTGCCATGAGCTACACAAAAAAAGAAGTAATTTGTTCCAAAAAACAATGGGTTCAAGAGTTTGAATGTTTTTAAATTAAGAAACCGGAACAATAAATCGTTGAAAACTAATAAGGATTTTTTATTGTATAGATAAGTTTATTTAATATTTAATGCTTTAATTTTTTTTTCTAATTTTTAAACTTTAAAAACTTAAATTCTTTCACTCCAATATATAACAGCTCCAAAAGCCTCTAATTGCAGTCTTCTATGCTTAGCCTCTCTTAAGGAAACTACCTCTCTAGATCTTTTTCCATTAAGTAACCATTCGATTATTACCAAGTTGAATCCTCAATAACAAAGAAAATCTTAAGACATGGAAGTTATTTTCTCCTGTTTTCCAAAAAATAAGTTTACTTAAAGAAAAAATATTTACACATTTTTAGCGATTTTGGTCTAAAATCTTCAAAGCGGAATTTTATTTCCGTTTTTATTTACACGTCTCACTTTAGAGACATACTTTACGAACTCATGACAACTATTCAGCAGCAGCGTTCTTCGCTGTTAAAAGGTTGGCCACAGTTTTGTGAGTGGGTAACATCAACTAACAACAGAATTTATGTTGGTTGGTTCGGCGTCTTAATGATTCCATGCCTTCTTACAGCAGCGGCTTGCTTCATCGTTGCATTCATCGCAGCACCACCAGTAGACATCGACGGAATTAGAGAGCCAGTTGCTGGTTCATTCCTATACGGAAACAACATCATCTCAGGTGCAGTTGTTCCTTCATCTAACGCTATTGGTCTACACTTCTACCCAATTTGGGAAGCAGCTACTGTAGATGAGTGGTTATACAACGGTGGTCCTTACCAGCTTGTAATTTTCCACTTCCTAATCGGTATCTCAGCATACATGGGAAGACAGTGGGAGCTTTCATACCGTTTAGGTATGCGTCCTTGGATCTGTGTTGCATACTCTGCACCAGTTTCAGCAGCTTTCGCAGTATTCCTTGTATATCCATTCGGTCAAGGTTCATTCTCTGACGGAATGCCTCTAGGTATCTCTGGAACATTCAACTTCATGTTTGTTTTCCAGGCAGAGCACAACATTCTTATGCACCCATTCCACATGGCTGGTGTTGCTGGTATGTTCGGAGGATCTTTATTCTCAGCTATGCACGGTTCACTTGTTACTTCATCTCTAATAAGAGAAACAACTGAGACAGAGTCTCAGAACTATGGTTACAAGTTTGGACAAGAAGAAGAAACATACAACATCGTTGCAGCTCATGGCTACTTCGGTCGTTTGATCTTCCAATATGCAAGTTTCAACAACAGCAGAAGTCTTCACTTCTTCCTAGCTGTATTCCCAGTTGTTTGTGTATGGTTAACTTCAATGGGTATCTGCACAATGGCATTCAACCTTAACGGTTTCAACTTCAACCAGTCAGTTGTTGATGCAAACGGTAAGATTGTTCCTACATGGGGTGACGTTCTTAACAGAGCAAACCTAGGTATGGAAGTAATGCACGAGCGTAACGCTCACAACTTCCCACTTGATCTAGCAGCAGCTGAGTCTACAACAGTAGCTCTTTCAGCTCCAGCTATCGGTTAAGCTTAAAGTTCTTAAACTTACTAGCCCCCTTTTTGGGGGCTTTTTTTTGTTTAATTTTCAATTGGTTTCATATAATGTTTATATATAGATAAAACATTTCATATTTCTATGAGTAGTAGTTTTGGTAAAATTTTTCGTGTTAGTACTTTTGGAGAATCACATGGTGGTGCAGTAGGAGTTATCCTTGATGGATGTCCACCTAAGTTAAAAATAGATATAAATCTGATACAAAATGAATTAGATAGGCGCAGACCTGGCCAGAGTGACATTACAACACCCAGAAATGAAGAAGATAAAATTGAAATATTAAGTGGGATAAAGGAAGGCTTAACACTTGGAACTCCAATAGCGATGTTGGTAAGAAACAAGGATCAAAGACCAGGAGATTATGATAATTTGGAGCAAGTATTTAGACCTTCTCATGCAGATGGTACATATCATCTGAAATATGGAATTCAAGCAAGTTCTGGTGGTGGAAGAGCATCTGCAAGAGAAACAATTGGGCGAGTAGCTGCTGGTGCTGTAGCAAAACAATTATTAAAAAACTTCTGTAACACTGAAATACTATCTTGGGTAAAGCGTATACATGATATAGATTCTGATATAGATAAAGAAAAGATTTCTCTCAACAAAATAGATTCTAATATTGTTAGATGTCCTGATGAACAGGTATCAGCAGAAATGATCGAGAGAATTAAGGAATTAAAGCGTCAAGGAGACTCTTGTGGCGGTGTTATTGAATGTCTAGTTAGAAATGTCCCTTCTGGTCTTGGAATGCCTGTTTTTGATAAATTAGAAGCTGATTTAGCGAAGGCTTTGATGTCTTTGCCTGCTACGAAAGGCTTTGAAATAGGTTCGGGTTTCTCTGGAACTTATTTAAAAGGAAGCGAACATAATGACGCCTTCATTAAATCTGATGATATTAGGAAGTTAAGAACAATATCTAATAATTCAGGCGGTATACAGGGCGGAATAAGTAATGGCGAAAATATTGAGATGAAGATAGCTTTTAAACCTACAGCAACTATCGGTAAAGAACAGAAAACAGTAAATGCTGAAGGAAAAGAAGTTTTGATGAAAGCGAAAGGGAGACATGATCCATGCGTTCTTCCAAGAGCAGTTCCTATGGTTGATGCTATGGTAGCTCTAGTACTTGCTGATCATTTACTACTGAATCAAGCTCAATGTGGCTTAATCGATAATTAGTAGTTTTCTTAAATAAATTATATTTATCTTTGATTTAATTATTTTTGAGCCATTCATATATTTTTTGATCGAATTTTTTATTTATAATACCTTTATCCCCAATCACGATTGCTTTATATCCTAAAGATTTATAAGTTTTTACATCATTGATTGATAGGCCTCCAGCAGCAATGAAATCGATACTTTCAAAGTTGAGTATATTTATGGAACTAGCTTTACTTTTTATTGGATAAATTTTGATAATGTTGCAATTTAAAGTTATCGCTTCCTCAAGATCTTTTAAATTTTTAATTCCTGGAATTAATAAATAATTTTTTGACTTCGAATAATTGAAAAGATCTTTATCCCAGAATTTCATCATAGAAAAATTTAATCCAATTTTTAATGAATCTTCTATTGATTGTTTATTAACTATGGAGGCAGATCCTAAATTAATTCTTGGAAATTTGTGTTTGATTTCGGATACAAAATCCAACCACTTTTCGTTGTTTGACCAACTTATTTCAATATTCTTTAATCCTAATTTTACTAAGCCACCTAATTCTTCAAAAAATGAATTTCTTATATAAGTATTTGAGTAAATATTATCTTCGGGTTTTACGAGCAAAAAAAAAGATTCTTTTAGTTGCAAATCAGAAAAAGAATCTTCTTTAATATTCATTAAGTATTTATTTTTTTAAACTAGATATAATTCGCTACTTTAACTTCTGATCGATTAAGCAAATCTTGTATATCTTCAGTGTCTATAGTTTCTCTTTCAATTAGCATTTGAGCCATTTCGTCAAGAACAGTTCTATTATCGGATAATACTTTTGTAGCTCTCTTATAGGCAACATCAACAAGCTCTGAAACCTCTACATCAATTG contains:
- a CDS encoding aspartoacylase codes for the protein MNVQRILIVSGTHGNEINPVWAVKQFNRKENSLNNGIKYEYIIGNPAAYEKGCRYIDVDLNRSFKESENFDKHNNSFYEINRANFLVDEFGIDGSKPCQIAIDLHTTTANMGTSIVMYGRRSKDFCLAALLQNKFGLPIYLHEKDKSQTGFLVEAWPCGLVIEIGAVAQNFYDQNIINRFSLIISSLREEIEKLKNKLIELPKDLVVHVHQGSIDYPRDEKGDIDGIIHPERINQDWKMIKKGDPLFLDSQGIIHKYERDQLIWPVFIGEVAYKEKKIAMSYTKKEVICSKKQWVQEFECF
- a CDS encoding VOC family protein, whose amino-acid sequence is MKFSQGVNRIGHIALRVENLERAKSFYIKLGMNLVWDDKDWSYLEAGKGKDGLALLGPSYKAAGPHFAFHFENKKEVENIQNDLKNSGVKVGPLHEHRDGTASFYMKDTEGNWLEMLYVPPEGIQSNV
- a CDS encoding SulP family inorganic anion transporter, with the protein product MKIINGFHLKNVRGDILGGITAAVVALPLALAFGNAALGPGGAIYGLYGAVVVGFLAALFGGTPAQVSGPTGPMSVTVAGVVAGLAAVGVPRDLSAGQILPLVMAAVVIGGLLQILFGILKLGKYITLVPYSVVSGFMSGIGVIIIALQIGPLLGISTRGGVVESLSTVFSNFQPNGAAIGVAIMTLGIVFLTPRKISQWVPSPLLALLIVTPISILIFGDGSIDRIGEIPRGVPSLNFPSFNQYFPIIFKAGLVLAVLGAIDSLLTSLVADNISQTKHNSDRELIGQGIGNAVAGLFSGLPGAGATMRTVINVKSGGSTPISGMVHSVVLLIVLVGAGPLAEQIPTALLAGILIKVGLDIIDWGFLRRAHKLSLKTSVVMYGVLLMTVFWDLIWAVLVGVFIANMLTIDSITETQLEGMDEDNPLSKNDQVKNALPADEKALLDRCSGEVMLFRLKGPLSFGAAKGISERMMLVRNYKVLILDITDVPRLGVTATLAIEDMMQEAKNNSRKAFVAGANEKVKDRLAKFGVEGIIETRKEALETALNEIAS
- a CDS encoding glutathione S-transferase family protein is translated as MQNKYLIKASRKFWFWFWTQLMNGFAPSDLHGNYKRPKGITINGEYDINNENGQIYLLVGHSCPWCQRTLLVHEIKDLSKKVKVIFLKADVEHCEWIFNTKIKGCIRLSDLYKKANKKIIFRATLPLLISFVKDEVNILSNESSEIIRLLNSIKSESKYKVLSIKDGNQKFLDLINKSINDGVYKCGFARNQLAYEKASKKLFAAINEIENLLQKNKGGWIFGEELTYADIYLFPTLIRWELIYSKLFKCTEEELSSFEKIIEWRLKFFKLSNVNRTCFDNEWKKDYYKALFPLNPNQIIPVLPSLMEIMKVET
- the obgE gene encoding GTPase ObgE — protein: MQFIDQANIILKAGKGGNGIVSFRREKFVPAGGPSGGNGGRGGSVILMADNNLQTLLDFKFKREIIAEDGCKGGPNKRSGASGEDTILKVPCGTEIRDIKTGIILGDLTKHKQSLTIAIGGRGGHGNAYYLSNQNRAPESFTEGKDGEIWEVQLELKLLAEVGIIGLPNAGKSTLISVVSSARPKIANYPFTTLIPNLGVVRKIDGNGCLFADIPGLISGAADGVGLGHDFLRHIQRTKILVHLIDAIAENPLHDFEIIEQELKKYGKGLLDKERIIVLNKMELVDDDYLKIISKKLEDLSKKKVLVISSSLKKGLSSLLSEVWKRI
- a CDS encoding endonuclease MutS2 translates to MQEKSYSKKSYSDNTLEEESINLLEWDSLKTHLSSFASTEMGKRSILSFVIPSEYEASKKLLNETVEINELEKNLDKSISFSGVFDISRNIEICSKGGVISSSELLEIAKTIAAARNLKKILIDFEQRPYISSFTKNLTDHQNIETIFKKGIESNGRISDNASNELSILRKEFLSKKLERKILVEKFIQKNLAYLQDTTIGDRYGRPVLAVKVNYVDKFKGIIHDSSSSGNTVYFEPESVVTKGNKIASLEARITAEEFKLLKQWSQVVSDNSKNLIEMASILLRLENALTRSRYSKWIGGKTPTFEKNPIISLIGFSHPLLIWEHKKKGAPPPVAVDFYINRNIKVVAITGPNTGGKTAALKGLGLSLLMARAGLLIPSTNNPIIPFCPNIYVDIGDNQSLEENLSTFSGHISRIKEILDSLDDKKGLSVVLLDEIGSGTDPLEGSALAMALLKEFANKSDITLATTHYGDIKALKYNDSRFENVSVAFDEESLKPKYILNWGIPGRSNALSISKRIGLDESILNEAANYLKPKEVDNINSIIKGLEEERIKQQNSAEAAAELIARTEILHDELKRNYEYQKINAQKIQEIERSKLSKHIISAKKEVIDLIKKLRDKNVNGEDTRIIGKRLKEIETEHLTQKKSEKSISWDPQIGDFVKIKSLNSKGQIVDFDKKGGFYEIKCGSFRSTLSVNDFEGINGEKPNFKSSKIEIESTREDFSFSKIRTSKNTIDVRGLRVHEAEIIIEEKIRKFHGPLWIVHGIGTGKLKKGLRNWLSGLNYVDKIEDAANNEGGPGCSIAWIK
- the hemB gene encoding porphobilinogen synthase gives rise to the protein MNSIIRPRRLRRTEAIREMVRENHLAASDFIYPLFIHEKDFKEEISAMPGIYRWDINGLLKEVTRAWELGIRCVVLFPKIIDSLKTEDGAECFNEDGLIPKAIRILKKEIPGMAIMTDVALDPYSCDGHDGLVDETGKILNDETIEILKKQALTQARAGADFIGPSDMMDGRVGAIRTALDSEGFSDVGIISYTAKYSSAYYGPFRTALDSAPRENSKKVIPDNKSTYQMDPANSKEALIESALDQYEGADILMVKPGISYLDIVYRLSTFSNKPIAAYNVSGEYSMVKSAAMKNWINEKDIVLETLLSFKRAGAKLILTYHACDASQWLQDT